CCGGCGCGTCCTGACGCACTTTCTGCAATCCCTCCACCACCAGCCGTTCCCCCGCCTGCAACCCCTCCTCCACCAGCCAGTCGCTCCCCACCCGGCGCCCCATCCTCACCGGTCGCTGCTGCGCCTTCCCCTCGGCGTTCACCACCCACACCAACGTCTGCCCCTGCAGTTCCTGCACCGCCCGCTGCGGCACCACCACCACTCCCGTTCTCATCCCCGGCCGGAACACCAGCCTTGCAAACATCCCCGGACGCAACAGCCGGTCCGGATTGGGAAACTCGGCCCGCACCCGGATGGTTCCCGTGGTCGGATCCACCGCCCGGTCCAGAAACACAAACCGCCCCGTCTCGGAATACGTCGTGCCGTCCGCCAGAACCAGCCCCAGCACCACCTCCCCGCGATCCCGCCCGTGCTCGCGCAACGCCCGCTCGCTCGCCAGCAGCGCCACCTCGCTCACATTGCAGTGCACCCAGATCGGATCGAGCGGCGATACCGTCGCCAGCAACGTCGGCTGTCCCCGCCCCACCAGCGTCCCCCGCGACACCTCGCTCGCCCCGATCCGGCCCGCCACCGGCGAACGCACCTCGCAATAGCCCAGGCTGATCCGCGCCCCCTCCACCCGCGCCTCGGCCGACGCCACCTGCGACCGCGCCACCTCCACCGCCGCCAGCGCGTTGTCCAGATCCTGCATCGGAATCGCCTTCCGCTCGGCCAGCGGACGCAACCGCGCCACGTCCTTCTCGCTCTTGCCCAGCGCCGCGCGCGCCTCCGACAGCGCCCCTTCCGCCACCAGCAACTGCTGCTCGAACGGCCTGGGATCCAACTCGAACAGCAACGCCCCCGCCTCCACGTCGCCCCCTTCCTCGAAGGCGATCCGTTCGACAAACGCCTCGACCCGCGCCCGGATCTCCACATTGGCAATGGATTCCAACTGCCCGATGAACTCGTGCTCCGTCGGCACGTTGGTCGTCGTCAGCGTCATCACCCGCACCACCGGCGGCGGCACGCCTCCCGACGGCGGCCGCTCGCGACAACCGGCCCCGCTCCCCAGCAGGCCGACCGCCAGCCCCATGGCCAGCCCGACCCTCCCGACGATTCGCCGGATCCAGCCCTCCCGGCCCGCACCCGCCTTGCCGCCTTCGTCGCTTGCCTGATGCATATCAAGGCGACGCCGGACCGCCTCGTGGCCCGCCATCGCCGCCGCCCATGCTCCACAACTCCCTCCGCCACCGCCAGCGGGGAATCCACCTCCCTCCTTCTCTCCGGTTCATCCCGAAGTCGTGGGAGGAGGCAGCCAATCGGAGGGACGAGCTCCGCGAGTCCTCAACCCAACGCTCCACACCTTTGTGGCCTCGTGGAACTCGGCCCTTTGATGCCCCTCTCCCTATCGCCCGCTCAATCGCGCCGCCACCCAGTCCGAATGCACCTGCGCAATGTCCCCCATCAATCCCAGCCCATTCCCCGCCTTGGCCGCCTGCACCGCATGACGCGCCTCCTCTTCCCTCCGCCCGTGCGCCCCATAGTACATCGACAGATACAAATGCCCGTACAACTGCGCCCGGCTGCGCCCCGCTCCATCCGTCACCGCCTCGACCGCCTCCAGCACCGCCTCGACGCTCCCCGACCCGCTCATCAATTCCTGGATCTCCGCCATCGGCACCCGCTCATCCCCACGTACCGGCATCCACTGCGCCCGTGCCACTCCAGGCCCATCCACCCGGCTGATGCAGGCGAAATGCCACGCGGAATTCTCCACGTCGTTCGGATTCACCGTCCGGTGCGACTCGAACTGCCGTCGTCCCTCGGCGAACCGGCCCGCATAAAACAACGCGATGCCCCGCTGCCACAACTCAGGCTCCCGGGCAGGCCGCAACACCACGCAACGGTCAAAATCCGCCGCGGATCCCGCGAAGTTCAGCAGGCGCAACCGCACCAACCCCCTCTGGAAATAGCTCGCCGGATCGTCCGGCAGCAGTTCGATCACCCGC
The DNA window shown above is from Verrucomicrobiia bacterium and carries:
- a CDS encoding efflux RND transporter periplasmic adaptor subunit, which gives rise to MHQASDEGGKAGAGREGWIRRIVGRVGLAMGLAVGLLGSGAGCRERPPSGGVPPPVVRVMTLTTTNVPTEHEFIGQLESIANVEIRARVEAFVERIAFEEGGDVEAGALLFELDPRPFEQQLLVAEGALSEARAALGKSEKDVARLRPLAERKAIPMQDLDNALAAVEVARSQVASAEARVEGARISLGYCEVRSPVAGRIGASEVSRGTLVGRGQPTLLATVSPLDPIWVHCNVSEVALLASERALREHGRDRGEVVLGLVLADGTTYSETGRFVFLDRAVDPTTGTIRVRAEFPNPDRLLRPGMFARLVFRPGMRTGVVVVPQRAVQELQGQTLVWVVNAEGKAQQRPVRMGRRVGSDWLVEEGLQAGERLVVEGLQKVRQDAPVQAETGGPGTGG